A window of the Persephonella sp. genome harbors these coding sequences:
- the gatC gene encoding Asp-tRNA(Asn)/Glu-tRNA(Gln) amidotransferase subunit GatC — translation MLDREAVIKVARLAKLNLTEEEIELFSKQLPEIIKFVEKLEELDTENILPFYELIQQETPMRDDTPEEGLSREEALKNAPEEKNGFFVVPRVVSTE, via the coding sequence ATGCTTGATAGAGAAGCTGTTATTAAGGTTGCAAGACTTGCAAAACTAAATCTTACAGAAGAAGAAATAGAACTGTTTTCAAAGCAATTACCGGAAATAATAAAGTTTGTAGAAAAACTTGAAGAATTAGACACAGAAAATATATTACCTTTCTATGAATTAATTCAGCAGGAAACACCTATGAGGGACGATACACCTGAAGAAGGGCTTTCAAGGGAAGAAGCCCTTAAAAATGCACCTGAAGAAAAAAATGGATTTTTCGTAGTCCCAAGGGTTGTTTCCACTGAGTAA